From Ignavibacteria bacterium, one genomic window encodes:
- a CDS encoding cytochrome c, with protein sequence MQKFGSRVVVVGLSIVAAVTLTACNVQGFFTDLQDDPVWVDPNAAAAAAAGTADAGGPGKAVYGRICAACHLGSGKGVPGNNIPALAGSALATGDAGKPISIVLHGFRGPIERNGVQINGQMAAWKDQLSDQEIADVLTYVRSAFGNAGAAVTPDEVKTIREATASRTQPFTEAELP encoded by the coding sequence ATGCAGAAGTTTGGATCCCGCGTTGTAGTTGTTGGTTTGTCGATCGTTGCCGCTGTGACCCTCACCGCGTGTAACGTACAAGGGTTCTTCACCGATCTTCAGGACGATCCCGTGTGGGTCGATCCAAATGCCGCAGCAGCAGCTGCAGCAGGCACCGCCGACGCCGGCGGACCGGGCAAGGCCGTCTACGGACGGATCTGTGCCGCCTGCCACCTTGGCAGCGGGAAGGGAGTCCCCGGAAACAACATCCCAGCCCTTGCCGGTTCGGCATTGGCAACAGGGGATGCAGGAAAACCGATCAGCATCGTGCTGCATGGGTTCCGTGGCCCTATCGAACGTAATGGCGTTCAGATCAACGGTCAGATGGCCGCTTGGAAGGATCAGCTCAGCGATCAAGAGATCGCCGATGTGCTGACGTATGTACGCAGTGCGTTCGGGAATGCCGGCGCTGCGGTAACACCGGACGAAGTCAAGACGATCCGCGAGGCAACTGCCTCCCGCACGCAGCCCTTCACTGAAGCTGAGCTGCCGTAA
- a CDS encoding NAD-dependent epimerase/dehydratase family protein: MKILVTGGAGFIGSHIAETYLAAGHDVTIVDDLSMGSRENVPDGAQFVELDITTDAFTQFVMDERFDAINHHAAHMELRVSVEKPVHDASINILGSLRLLEAARRSGVQHVILASTTAVLGEFTQLPATESHPVRPIAPYGVSKRSMELYADYEHTVHGMSISILRYTNVYGPRQNPNGESGVIAIFLEKFLKGAIPTIHGDGSQERDYLHVADVACANLAALDARVQGIYHVCSNSAASVNDVVRMLRTALGTDAEVIHGPAKPGDPAKTRGSHAAFSALTGWHPVTPLEEGIRTTAEWFRTRQ; this comes from the coding sequence ATGAAGATCCTCGTAACCGGCGGCGCCGGCTTCATCGGTTCACATATCGCAGAAACATACCTCGCCGCAGGGCATGATGTGACCATCGTTGATGACCTCTCTATGGGGTCGCGGGAAAACGTCCCTGATGGTGCGCAGTTCGTTGAGCTCGACATCACAACCGACGCCTTTACGCAGTTCGTCATGGACGAACGGTTCGACGCTATCAATCATCACGCCGCCCACATGGAACTCCGCGTCAGCGTTGAGAAACCCGTGCACGATGCGTCGATCAACATCCTTGGGTCGCTCCGACTCCTCGAAGCCGCCCGCAGATCCGGCGTACAACACGTGATCCTTGCGTCCACAACGGCTGTACTTGGTGAGTTCACCCAACTCCCGGCAACCGAATCCCATCCTGTGAGACCCATCGCCCCCTACGGAGTCTCGAAACGGTCGATGGAACTCTATGCCGACTACGAACACACCGTTCACGGCATGAGCATCTCCATCCTCCGATACACCAACGTCTACGGTCCGAGGCAGAATCCAAATGGTGAATCCGGTGTGATCGCCATCTTCCTCGAAAAATTCTTGAAGGGGGCTATCCCCACGATTCATGGTGACGGATCGCAGGAACGCGACTACCTCCATGTGGCGGATGTAGCATGCGCCAATCTCGCCGCTCTTGACGCGCGGGTGCAGGGGATCTATCACGTATGTAGCAACAGTGCCGCAAGCGTCAACGATGTGGTTCGTATGCTCAGAACAGCCCTAGGCACTGATGCAGAGGTTATACACGGTCCAGCTAAGCCGGGAGATCCGGCCAAGACCCGAGGGTCTCATGCGGCATTCTCTGCCCTTACCGGGTGGCATCCTGTAACTCCGTTGGAAGAGGGGATCCGTACTACTGCTGAGTGGTTTCGAACGAGGCAGTGA
- a CDS encoding cbb3-type cytochrome c oxidase subunit I, whose translation MSTADHAHHHELPWYRKYVFSTDHKVIAKQFLLSSLFFLFVGGAFALFIRWQLAYPGTPIPVIGSILPATWVTEPGSGIITPEFYAQLLTMHGSIMIFFVIIPFAVGMFGNFCIPLMIGTDDMALPRLNMWSFWLVPPAGLIMMAGFFTETGYAAAGWTSYPPLSAMTGLPTFTISGQTLWLISVFLVGFSSIMGAVNYVTTVLNKRAKGMKLFDMPLTVWALFITAIIITLGTPVLAAGLAMLFMDNFLHTSFFLPDNLVTSSKYFGGGQPVLFQHVFWFYSHPAVYIMILPLMGVVSDVMATFSRKPIYGYKAMVFAIAGIAFLGFIVWGHHMFQSGMNPLLGTTFMLSTIVIAVPSSIKVFNWLGTLWRGNIKFTAAMLNALAFVSMFIIGGLSGVFMASAPVDIYIHDTYFIVAHIHYVLFGGSLFGIFAGIYYWYPKMFGKMLNESWGRKHFYWSFVTFNLTFFPMHILGVGGHMRRIYDPNVYDFLKGLGGVNEFVTIAAIALGFSQLILVFNVLWSLKFGKKAPRNPWRANTLEWAAPAHPGHGNFDTDITVYRGPYEYGVEGRDLDYWPQWEPGKSISIHHHTVAVTDENDTRTFGAH comes from the coding sequence ATGAGCACTGCAGATCACGCACATCATCACGAACTTCCGTGGTATCGCAAATACGTATTCTCAACGGACCACAAGGTGATCGCGAAGCAGTTCCTGCTTTCGTCGCTCTTCTTCCTGTTCGTTGGTGGTGCGTTTGCGCTCTTCATTCGCTGGCAGCTGGCCTATCCGGGCACGCCGATCCCTGTGATCGGTTCGATCCTCCCGGCTACATGGGTCACAGAACCGGGCAGTGGTATCATCACGCCGGAATTCTACGCCCAGCTCCTTACCATGCACGGTTCGATCATGATCTTCTTTGTGATCATTCCGTTTGCCGTGGGCATGTTCGGCAACTTCTGCATCCCGCTGATGATCGGCACGGATGATATGGCGTTGCCACGATTGAACATGTGGTCGTTCTGGCTCGTACCGCCTGCCGGACTCATTATGATGGCTGGCTTCTTTACCGAAACCGGATATGCGGCTGCAGGCTGGACGAGTTATCCGCCGTTGTCGGCCATGACCGGACTTCCAACGTTCACGATCTCGGGCCAGACATTGTGGCTCATCAGCGTCTTCCTTGTTGGATTCTCATCCATCATGGGCGCCGTGAACTACGTTACCACCGTGCTGAACAAGCGCGCTAAGGGAATGAAGTTGTTCGATATGCCCCTTACCGTTTGGGCATTGTTCATCACCGCCATCATCATCACGCTTGGTACACCGGTTCTTGCGGCCGGTCTTGCGATGTTGTTCATGGACAACTTCCTTCATACAAGCTTCTTCCTTCCGGACAATCTGGTCACCAGCTCAAAGTACTTCGGTGGTGGTCAACCGGTTCTGTTCCAACACGTGTTCTGGTTCTACTCGCACCCGGCTGTGTACATCATGATCCTGCCGCTCATGGGTGTGGTATCTGATGTGATGGCAACGTTCTCTCGTAAGCCGATCTACGGGTACAAGGCGATGGTCTTTGCCATTGCAGGCATTGCGTTCCTTGGCTTCATCGTGTGGGGTCACCACATGTTCCAGTCGGGCATGAATCCATTGCTCGGCACAACCTTCATGTTGTCCACCATTGTCATCGCCGTTCCATCGTCGATCAAGGTCTTCAACTGGCTCGGAACGCTCTGGCGCGGGAACATCAAGTTCACCGCAGCTATGTTGAATGCGCTAGCCTTTGTGTCGATGTTCATCATCGGTGGACTCTCTGGCGTCTTCATGGCATCGGCACCGGTTGACATCTACATTCACGACACGTACTTCATCGTAGCACACATCCACTACGTTCTCTTTGGCGGATCGCTCTTCGGGATCTTTGCCGGTATCTATTACTGGTATCCAAAGATGTTCGGGAAGATGCTCAACGAGTCGTGGGGTCGCAAGCACTTCTACTGGTCATTCGTTACGTTCAACCTCACGTTCTTCCCGATGCACATCCTCGGCGTTGGCGGTCACATGCGTCGTATCTATGACCCGAATGTGTACGACTTCCTCAAGGGGCTTGGTGGTGTGAACGAATTCGTCACCATCGCAGCTATCGCGCTTGGATTCTCACAGCTCATTCTTGTCTTCAACGTGTTGTGGTCGCTCAAGTTCGGCAAGAAGGCACCGCGCAACCCATGGCGTGCCAACACCCTCGAGTGGGCAGCACCGGCACATCCTGGTCACGGCAACTTCGATACCGACATCACGGTGTATCGCGGACCGTACGAGTATGGTGTTGAAGGACGTGATCTTGACTACTGGCCGCAATGGGAACCAGGGAAGTCGATCTCGATCCATCACCACACTGTAGCAGTAACAGACGAGAACGATACACGCACATTCGGCGCGCACTAA
- the coxB gene encoding cytochrome c oxidase subunit II — protein MGDILHVLDMLAWFPENISTFGAELDSLFAIIYWVSVAIFFLTFGILGYFLVKYRYSPDRKGYNYHGNNIVEITWTILPTFLFAAIGLYSDDIWERTKYSKRVPTADVEILVLGKQFGWLFMYPGADGSFGRNAYNDRTARSLMTATNPFGIDSTDPAGADDFITENQFRVPVNSNVVVRGSSIDVLHSFFLPHARVKQDVVPGTWMNIWFNLFKTGKYELACAELCGGGHYAMRAEYQVMSKAGYDTWLDTKNAEVKAARSPQPAPTAPADTAAVASLR, from the coding sequence ATGGGCGATATCCTTCACGTCTTAGACATGCTTGCGTGGTTCCCGGAGAACATCTCCACGTTCGGTGCGGAACTCGACAGCTTGTTCGCCATCATCTACTGGGTGAGCGTGGCGATCTTCTTCCTCACCTTCGGTATCCTCGGATATTTCCTCGTGAAATACCGCTATAGCCCGGACCGGAAGGGGTATAACTACCACGGCAATAACATCGTAGAGATCACGTGGACCATTCTTCCAACGTTCCTCTTTGCTGCCATCGGACTTTACTCCGATGACATTTGGGAACGCACCAAGTACTCCAAGCGTGTACCAACTGCCGATGTTGAGATCCTCGTCCTCGGAAAGCAGTTCGGATGGCTGTTCATGTATCCGGGTGCCGATGGGTCGTTCGGGCGCAATGCCTACAACGATCGCACTGCTCGGTCTCTGATGACGGCAACCAATCCGTTCGGGATCGACTCAACGGACCCTGCCGGAGCCGATGACTTCATTACAGAGAATCAATTCCGCGTCCCGGTAAACTCCAATGTTGTGGTACGGGGCTCCTCAATAGACGTGCTTCACAGCTTCTTCCTTCCGCACGCCCGTGTGAAGCAAGACGTTGTTCCGGGCACATGGATGAACATCTGGTTCAACCTGTTCAAGACAGGGAAGTATGAACTTGCTTGTGCTGAACTCTGCGGCGGCGGACACTACGCCATGCGCGCTGAGTATCAAGTGATGAGCAAGGCCGGCTACGACACGTGGCTGGATACCAAGAACGCAGAGGTGAAAGCTGCACGGTCACCTCAACCAGCACCGACCGCTCCTGCGGACACGGCTGCCGTAGCATCCCTCCGTTAA
- the purD gene encoding phosphoribosylamine--glycine ligase: protein MERILLIGSGGREHALAKALVASTSCEKLWAAPGNPGIEREAECVKLNEADHEAVAKFCLKNNVTLVVIGPEQPLSEGLADFLREENVDVFGPSKAAARLEWSKGFSKDFMLKHHIPTAPYRRFTPSERAAALDHVRIHTLPVVIKYDGLAAGKGVVVATTREEALVAVNDMFDGAFGSDGVVIEGFLTGEEASVFAVCDGRDFVLLAPAQDHKRIGDGDTGKNTGGMGAYAPTQVVTPEILATVRTRIVKPVLDGMREAGSPFIGCLFVGLMIDGAEVNVVEFNARFGDPETQVVMSVLNADVAALFASAARGAIDAATIRTVAMGYACNVVLASEGYPDEYRKGLPIAGIDEAEADPHVTVYHAGTTNLNDTLVTNGGRVLGVTATADTLANAVRRSYDACAKISFTGKTHRSDIAAKAL from the coding sequence ATGGAACGCATCTTACTTATCGGCTCGGGTGGACGGGAACATGCTCTGGCAAAGGCACTCGTCGCATCAACATCATGTGAAAAACTCTGGGCGGCACCGGGGAATCCGGGGATCGAACGGGAGGCGGAATGTGTGAAGCTGAATGAGGCCGACCACGAAGCAGTAGCGAAGTTCTGCCTGAAGAACAACGTTACGCTGGTGGTGATCGGTCCGGAACAGCCACTGTCCGAAGGTCTTGCCGACTTCCTCCGCGAGGAGAACGTTGATGTGTTCGGGCCGTCAAAAGCAGCTGCTCGACTCGAATGGTCCAAGGGATTCTCCAAGGACTTCATGCTCAAACACCACATCCCAACTGCGCCGTATCGGAGGTTCACTCCGTCAGAGCGAGCTGCTGCATTGGACCACGTGCGCATCCATACGCTGCCGGTGGTGATCAAATACGACGGTCTGGCAGCAGGGAAGGGTGTGGTTGTTGCCACCACCCGCGAAGAAGCTCTCGTTGCCGTGAATGATATGTTCGATGGAGCATTTGGGAGCGATGGTGTTGTGATCGAAGGCTTCCTCACGGGCGAAGAAGCAAGTGTGTTTGCCGTGTGTGACGGTCGCGATTTTGTTCTGCTTGCCCCAGCTCAGGATCATAAGCGCATAGGTGACGGCGACACAGGCAAGAATACGGGTGGTATGGGTGCCTATGCTCCGACACAGGTCGTAACCCCGGAGATCCTCGCCACAGTTCGAACGCGGATTGTGAAGCCAGTTCTTGATGGTATGCGGGAAGCAGGAAGCCCCTTCATCGGATGTCTGTTTGTTGGATTGATGATCGATGGTGCAGAGGTGAACGTGGTAGAGTTCAATGCACGCTTCGGCGACCCAGAGACGCAGGTCGTGATGAGTGTCTTGAATGCAGATGTTGCAGCACTGTTCGCATCGGCAGCTCGCGGCGCGATCGATGCTGCCACTATTCGCACTGTGGCCATGGGCTATGCATGTAACGTGGTCCTTGCATCAGAAGGCTATCCCGACGAGTATCGTAAGGGGCTCCCCATCGCCGGTATCGATGAGGCAGAGGCCGATCCGCATGTAACGGTGTACCATGCCGGCACAACGAATCTCAATGACACACTTGTTACGAATGGGGGACGTGTGTTGGGTGTAACAGCCACCGCTGATACACTTGCTAACGCAGTTCGACGTTCGTACGATGCGTGCGCAAAGATCTCGTTCACTGGCAAGACGCATCGCTCTGATATTGCAGCAAAAGCACTATGA
- a CDS encoding T9SS type A sorting domain-containing protein: MSRLKILDTVVSPPDSLIDLQDQFFVAKSPYDQHSSLNVVSPIKFSSKRDITIHIRALSVSGAPGESVEVQLVVDSVANADLLTLPLAWSAQARWNSSILFPDSIVCQADGEYCKVELSGVWSGTLGTLTTAPALVTLGQTDRGMINIESFTWEPTPLRIRTTTTDGEITVTGLCEDPNVRLLIGTASSFSLAARPNPASTVINIELGLREPLTVSIELINEMGQTVVTFVDGQPYVKGLHLIGGDVSTIATGMYFLRVRSAKGTLTSRLAIVR, translated from the coding sequence ATGTCACGCCTGAAAATACTGGATACTGTCGTTTCGCCTCCAGATTCATTGATTGACCTTCAAGACCAGTTCTTTGTAGCAAAGTCACCTTATGATCAACACTCAAGTCTCAACGTTGTATCACCGATCAAGTTTTCAAGTAAGAGAGACATAACAATTCATATTCGGGCCTTAAGCGTCTCCGGTGCTCCGGGCGAGTCGGTTGAAGTTCAATTGGTGGTCGATAGCGTTGCGAATGCAGACCTTTTGACCCTTCCACTAGCCTGGTCAGCCCAGGCGCGGTGGAATTCAAGTATCCTATTCCCTGACTCTATAGTTTGTCAAGCCGATGGAGAATATTGCAAGGTCGAGTTATCCGGAGTTTGGAGTGGCACCTTAGGCACACTTACAACAGCTCCTGCTCTTGTAACCCTCGGTCAAACAGATCGTGGAATGATAAATATTGAGTCGTTTACTTGGGAGCCAACGCCCTTGCGAATACGCACTACCACCACGGATGGTGAGATCACGGTTACCGGTCTCTGCGAAGACCCTAACGTCCGACTACTCATTGGAACTGCGAGCTCTTTCTCATTAGCAGCACGACCAAATCCAGCCTCAACTGTGATAAACATCGAGTTGGGGTTACGGGAGCCCCTTACCGTATCGATTGAACTGATCAACGAAATGGGTCAGACTGTTGTCACCTTTGTGGATGGCCAACCATATGTAAAGGGGCTCCATTTGATCGGTGGTGATGTTTCGACAATTGCCACAGGCATGTATTTCCTGCGTGTCAGATCTGCAAAGGGCACGCTTACAAGTCGGTTGGCGATCGTCCGATAG